The genomic region CGCCAGCCCGCCAATGTACAGGTGGCGAATCCCCATCGCCCGCAGCAATTCGGGCAGCGGTCGCCCTTGCGCGTCGCGCGCCTGGAACGCGGAATAGGCATCCTCGTCCGCGCCCATCCCCTTGGACACGACGATGGCCGCATCGGGCAGCGCAAGGTCGGGGTGAAACGCCGCGCCCGGCGTGTCCTGCACACAGTGGACGGGCCACACGCCGCCCTTCACCTGAAAATGCGTGGTCTCCGGCGGGTGCCAATCGCGGGTGGCAACGATGGGCAAGCCGCGCTTCGCAAACAACTCCAAGTAGGCGTTGACTTTGGGGAGAATGGCGTCGCCCTCCGGTATGGAGAGCGCGCCTCCGGGCAAGAAATCGTTCTGCATGTCCACCATCACCAGCGCACTTTTCCTCTTGATAGTCATGGTCTCTCCCTCCTTGCAATCCCTGTACTTCGTATCGCAAGTCCAGCCCCAAAGGCCGGGCATCCGGCCCGGCGGAACGTCGGGTGTCCCGCCCGCGCCGCGCCTCTGGACTATGGGCCGCGGCGCTCCATCTGCTGCCAATTCAGGTTAGAGCCAATGTTCGGGTTGAAGTTCGGGTCGTCGCTCAAAATGTACTCGCCCAGCGCATTGCACCAGGCGTAGCCATGTCCACCGGGCAGTTCCACGCCGCGCTCGTCAAAGGGGTTGTAGTACTCGTCCACACCGCGAATGGCCTGGCTGAAGTTGTCCGAAATCCGATCCATCGCCGCTTGGCGCTGCTGCCACGATTCCATCATCGTGTCGCTGATCTGGCTGCTGGTCTGGCTGATGATGCGGCTCAACTGGCCTACATGCTGAATCTGCTGAATCTGGTTCTGGATGAGGTACTGGCTGACCTGCATGTAGCGGCCATACCACTGCGGGTTCAACTGGAACGAGCGCGTCATCGTCCAGAACAACTCGGCCATCCCATCCAAAGCGCCCTGCAAGGCGCGGAAAGAGAAGAGATAGTCGGCCATCCAGTAGATGTGCTCCACCGAGCCGAACAGGGCCGGCATGGACACCTGCGTTACCTCAACGACGCCGTAGATCTCCTCCTCCGCCGTCTGCGCCCCCACCGAGTAGCGCACGCGCACGCGCGCCCCGTCCGCCGACGTTACCGCGCCCGGAGTGGACTGCGCGCCCGCCCCAACCTGCTGCGCCAACTGCGGCAGAGGTTCCTCGCGCACAATCTGAAGCCCGGCCATCTTCCCCCGATAGCGGGGCAGGACAATTTCGCGCAGCATCTGTTGCG from Chloroflexota bacterium harbors:
- a CDS encoding nicotinamidase produces the protein MKRKSALVMVDMQNDFLPGGALSIPEGDAILPKVNAYLELFAKRGLPIVATRDWHPPETTHFQVKGGVWPVHCVQDTPGAAFHPDLALPDAAIVVSKGMGADEDAYSAFQARDAQGRPLPELLRAMGIRHLYIGGLALDYCVKFTGLDARREGFGCTVLLDATRAVNLRVHDAELALEELVRAGADVAVIESLTA
- a CDS encoding zinc ribbon domain-containing protein, with protein sequence MSDVRVVRCPQCGAKLPPGNDVVCEYCGTRCILGEPQPKPAKPEAPRRESGEAAQAATLRLKTVQCMDQQGIGTEAFRMLIPVDWVFEGGVHWLLNNPGMPAVIAFRARNAANTEAFEAFPNISFYWTNNPMVHMTFPIGALYFGNEVRPPMGAQQMLREIVLPRYRGKMAGLQIVREEPLPQLAQQVGAGAQSTPGAVTSADGARVRVRYSVGAQTAEEEIYGVVEVTQVSMPALFGSVEHIYWMADYLFSFRALQGALDGMAELFWTMTRSFQLNPQWYGRYMQVSQYLIQNQIQQIQHVGQLSRIISQTSSQISDTMMESWQQRQAAMDRISDNFSQAIRGVDEYYNPFDERGVELPGGHGYAWCNALGEYILSDDPNFNPNIGSNLNWQQMERRGP